The genomic region CtaaacccccccaccccctcgaAGTGTAATATAAGCCAACGAGAATTGCAATACAATACAGGCACTGGAGAAAAAACACCATAAGAGACGAGTGAAGAGGACGAGATGCATTCAGATTTCGGCCCGTCCCCGGTCCAAACAATGTCTCCGAGAACAGAATTATAACTCACATCCACTATTTATCGAACAAGAACAAagcataaaaatcaaaactgttttttcagagttttctgcttcttaacttttgtctttttattttgtactctTGACAGTGTGCCCTCAGTGAATTAGAAGACGGTGTGATGCGACTCCTTCCAGTCCCTTCAGctattttcctttctttctttttttaaaactaaaccTGATTCAAGTTAACAGCTACAGAAAGTGTTTGTCTTATTCCCCCGATTGTTCCCGTCCTGCCTCGAGCGCTCTGCCTGTTGACATTTGATCAAAACCTCGAGGTAAGATCAGAGCGCACACGGAGGGAGCAGTGAGGGGCTCCTTATCTTCtcgttttttttaactgatccATTAGTGTGACTGTTGCAAACAGGCTGATGATATCCAACGTTATGTCTCGAAGTGTAATACAATAAATGGTGCGAAACTTGTAGTGAAATATTCCAACTAAAGCTTTCCCCCCTTCTCTTCAGCTAACAAGTTCCTGTTGTAgctttaactaaaaaaaaaaaaaaaaaatacaaggcaggatggaaaCTTGATTCTGTTTTTGATAAATACTTGCTGGATCTATGTTAATGCATATATTCAGGGTTGTTTTTTGACACTAGCTACCTACCATGTTTTAGGACAAGTAATTTAGCATAAAAGATAATGGGTTTGTTTGGCATAGACATAGGTGGTGGAGTGTGATGGTGCGATTCAAAGACctaaagaggaaaaagaaaaaagaaagatccAAAATAAACAGTTATCATAGTATAAGAAAATACTTCTTTACAGTAGATACTAGATGATGAAAAAAGGTCTGCTCCTACTCCTGGTTGTAAATGTTATTGGTTTGTCCATGTGTGCAGGCCACAGAACATAATGGTCTGTTTAGGAAAAGAGGTGTAAGGCAAACTGTACCTTCTCTGCTGAGAAATATACATGATTTACAGTGTGGAAGTTGCCCCCCCGCCCGCCCTGCCCACCCCCGATCCATGTCATTTGTTCACTTAcaacaatcaaaacaaaacagaacataaaagACCAGTCTTCTTCACCACCTCAGACATCTGGCAGTTTCAAAAACACCTCTGCGCAGTCTGTCAGTACATTATCAGAGCATTTTCATAGTTATTGGGATGTCCTTACTCTTGCGATTTATCGTTGCGCCCACAAACATTGTTAAGAAGCAAGTGACAAAGGCAACTGTGCCGACAGGGGTCCTCTGCTTCCCGTTACGAGATATCTGGCAGGCGATTCCCAGGAAATGACATCCAGAACAATGAGACTGTCCCCccgttgtgttgtgtgtgtgtgtgtgttcagtccaCAGGGGCACAGCGACATGTGAGCGCCCGTCCAGCGTTTGTACTCCGAGGGCCCGTCACATCTACATAACAGTCCGTGTCCCTCTGTGGTGCATGTTCGCCAAATCTCTCTTTAGAGGAAGTTTACATTATcaaagttttttctttcttcttttttttttctttttaggttttttttttgcagttacGTTTCCGTTGCTCCTCTCCTCAAAACAGGTTCTCCTCAAAGATAGCCATTAAGTCACTTTGGAAATTCATGTCAATAGTTGCCGCCAtctggagagagaaaagaacaaGTCAGCATTTCTTTTACGTTCATTACTCCTGAGTGCATCTACAACTTCTGGAAAAGCTACAAATATAAGTACAATTATGAACAGTTATTgcttctgtttgtgtttaagTTAAGCTCCTCATCTATGGTGCACATCTGTGACAATTCACACTATCTTCTGCATTACATGTTATAATAAAGACGTTTACACACCAGAGACTTTTCATTCATTATTCCATACATACACGTAACAGCTTTTTCTAAGAGTTTTGGCCGTCAGTCCACACAATCTGCGTTTTAACTCTGTCCAGGGTGAAGATATACAGAAACTCAGTTGTCAGAGTCTACATGTACAGGGGGAGAATTAAGTTTTAGGCTTATAacatatgttatgttatgtttgtgaCGCATCACAAATAAGGCAGCATTTCATGCAATGTCGGACATGGCCAAAATAGTGCTGGTTCTAACCTTGCAAACAGGACTTTTCACATgtttacacataaatgtacagttactccAGGCAGGGAGCCTTTCggtaatagcttttttttttcaggctgCCGATTGGCCAACATctactacttcttcttcttcttcttatcaCCTTATAACTGTTACATTGCCTCCTGCTGGTCTGGCATGCTCTTGACAGCGCTTcaattgtgtttttgcattttcattttgacagaGATTTTTCATAGCAGTGTGTGTGGTAGGGGTTAACTTCATACAAAAATACTCATGTCTGTGTggactgttgtttttgtcaagaGTACTATCACACAGAATATTATGCTGCAAAAAAGTGACACAgcataatatttttttcaaaacgaCGATGTTGATTTTTCTGAGCTTTTGCACTATGAATAAAGGCATCAACCAGTCATGTTGCACCTGTACTTGAGAGAATTATAAAACAACACAGACCACAGTCCTTCACCAGGTTGTGTACACACGTAAGTAACCTGCAAAAACCTGTCCAacaggtaaaaatatgtatataatcAGATCATTTCAAAGGTACTGGCATGGGTAAAAATAAACTGCACGTGGGCAGGCAGCAGGTaagaatttttctttttttttcatttttcagaataaaacaaacgaAAAAGATGCGCAGTAtgtgtgtcatattttgacatctaaatcactattatgTAGCtgcaattccttttattttgaaattcaatgACACAACTTTGACCTCATCGTCAAATTCCTCACCATTGTGGAGGACTTCAGAGATGAAATTTTGCAGtctgaggatgaggtggcagcctacaacgagttcaagacacccatggaggatccttttgaggttttatggtgtTAGAAGGAGCAAGCTAAAATATTTCCTACCCTGGGAGCGATTGTGCGGAATGTTTTTGCCATCCTGGCATTGAGCGCAGCCAGTTAAAGAGACTTTACCtctgctggatttgtaattcaagacCGGAGACTCTAGcgtaatgtgagtgactgtagcctgtgtgtgggtgcaggttttcaaaaatgggccagtgcaggactctggtgcAGATCAGATCCACTGTGGCAAGTCAATCTGCATCAAAACCTTTCACTGAACAAGTGTAACAACTATCGCAATTCCGCATCGCTGGTGGTATGAAAAGTTGTGAtgttaaatattcatatttCGCCTGTTTGTGTCTTTGATACGTCACACCCCtggtgtgtaaaggcctttagCATCATATTTAACTCCAATTAAAGAGTGTTAAACAATTATCTCACCGCTTCtcgcctcctcctctcctgttctCGGCGGCGTGCTAGCTCCCTCTGTTGGTCGAGTGGGTTCTGTGCGGTGGGCTGAGGCGGAGTGGGGGGTTGTGGAGGCTGCTGGATGGCAGCTGGCTGTGGctcctgctgttgctgctgctgctgctgttgttgttgctgttgcgAAGGAGCTTGAATGTGTTGCTGCTCCAGACGTCTGCGTGGCTCCTCGTGCACCCTTCTGCTTGGCTCCATGATGTCCTCTTCATCTCGACCTCtggaaaacattcaggacaaTAATTCACATTAGGTGAGTCAAATACGTGTGACATTGCTGCAGAGGGTTCACAGCTGGTTTCATCTTTGATGTATCATGGGGGAAAATGGCTGACctaaacataaaacaacaaggCCAGAAAAACAAGATCACTTAGAGAGAATAACAACATGGATAAAGATCTGCACAGAGATATTTTAGCTAAAGGACTCAGCAAGCTGGTTTCTAAACTGTTAAATCACACATTACGCACATGGCTCAGCACGTCTACTTCCCACAGTAGAGTCTGTCCAttataatcacctgaagctACTACACTGACCACAGGAGCCCCCGCGCCCGTGCCCATTGCTTATCTCTATTTTTACGAGCCTGGTCTATTTTTTCCTCTACATGCTGCTCCACAGCCCTCCAACAGGTACTGTACATCATGCTTATTATTAAAGAGTTTAATGATTACAAGATCTTTACCATCTGTGGCCTATTAAAAGAGCTATTAAACAACATTAGCTCGGCCTTGTCAGTTTCAGTTGAGGCAGGGTATTAAAAGCATGATTAAAACCGCACTGAAAATATGTAATGGCTTGAGCAAGAGTAGATGTCCATATGTACTCTCTGATGCCAATAGTTCAGGACTAACATCATGCCCCACCAAGCAATGCATGTAATTGGTgagaatattttatttaattctgaATCTTATAGTTCAGAAAAATTAATAGGGGTCATAGCCTGGAAACACAGTTATCTTTCCATACTGTCATTTCTTTGTTCCATACTTATTCAGACATGGAAATGACTAAAATCAAACTTCATACTTTTCCACACTGTGCTGGAACCCTGGGCCCTACAATACAGCCACTAGAGGGCGTAACACTTCACCTCATAGTACACTGTTTCCCGTGTTTTCTTTATCAGCCCACACAAGTACATTCACAGTGCATTTTTGTCTTACAGGTATTACTGAGAttgaaaacatacaacaaaTTAAGGACAGGTGTTTCTCCTCAAAACACTATATTTCCCTCATGAGGTAAATATGTGGCACCTTTATTTTGTGCTCTTCTGGGCAACCTTACCGTAGTTTGTCCTGCTCTCTGCGCAGTCTGTCTTTTTCCGCTTGCTCGGCTTgggccttcagggctttctccctctcctctttctcccggGCGGCACGACGGAACTGCTCGAAACTGTCGCTCGATGACTTCACTGCAGATAAGGGTGTAGACGTAGACTTTTGTGCCAGGCTGGCCCATGAGCCCATATTCTTCAGTTTCACATCCTGAgtgaagacacacagagacaggaagaaaaTTCATCATCAATCATTACAAAAAATCTTGCGAGATGCAACGCAATGAAGTTCACACATTAGGAACTGAGAGAGGTGTGTGAGATAATTTTAAAAACCACTCACCTGTACCTTTTTGGGGGCAATGGGCGCCTTGGACTCCTGTTTGAACTTCTCCTTGTCTTGCAAAGAGGAGGGTGGTCCACTGGACTCGGAGGAGCGGATGACAGGTCGCAAGCCGTCCATAGACTTCACATCTGCTCAACACAAgtacgcatacacacacagtgtctcAGTATCTTTTATGGCTCCTTCTTCTTATGCATTTTGTCCACAGTAAgccagaggaaaaagaaaacgtGTTGCTACTCACTCTGTTGGCTGTGGCCTGGTTGAGAAGGCTTGTTGTCAGGATGTTTGTGATGGTCTGGTCTCATTGCAGGATTAAATGGCTCTCCTCTCATCACTGGTGATGGAggcagtttctcctcctttacTCCACCATGGCTCCCAGGGGCTCTCTGCTGCGTGATAAAAAAATGGAGTCAAAGTCAGACACAGGCATATGGAGACATAATGTTAGCCCTGCAGTAAACCGTAAAAACAAGCTTCTCACCTTTTTGTTATGAGGTGGAGACTGGTGAGATACAGGTGGATACTGGGGAAGTTGTGGGGAATGCATCATGAGAGGGGATGGGTTGTCCCTCATGTGACCTGCCAACGAAGGAACAGAGCTTAAAACTTCAGCCAGCACAATTTTTACTTCTACAGCCagctacaaaaaaacatttttgtgtcaTCTTCCCACCTGCGTTGTAAGGGTCGGCCTTGGTGAGGCGAGGGGAGGGCTGCTCTTGCTGCTGCTGGATGATCTGCTGTGCTTTGTTGGTGGGCATGGATACCTTGTGTTGTGATACCTGGGGCTGACCAGCTAGGCCAGTACCCTGCTGGTAGTTCATTTGTTGCGGTTGTGACTGCTGTTGCTGCGGCTGAGCATGCTGCATGTGGCGGGCCTGGTGTAGAGGCATCTGTTGGGGCGGGGCCTGATGCGACGGGGCTGGCTGAGCCTGGGACTGAATAGGAAGCTGGGGAGGAGGCAGCGTGGTCTGGGAGGAGAGTTGAGATTGTGTCTGTACAGACTGCAGTAGGGAGATCTGtcctggttgttgttgttgctgctgctgctgctgctgctgctgctgctgacgaGCCTGCGCCTGGAGCGACTGCATGGACTGCTGGGGCTGACGGGCTTGTTGGAACTGCTGCAGGTATAACTGTACTTGGTTCAGAGGAGTTGTAGACCCTGGCTCTTCATCATCCTCCAGCAGCATCTGGGGAGGCTGGGAAGACAGCAAGCCCTGGGGTGTGAGCGTTGGAGGTGACATAGGCCGCTGGTGCAGGGGCTGAGGAGGGTGGAGGATCTGAGAGGGGAGCTGGtgctgtggtggtggtggtgctgctgctgcctggggctggagctgctgctgctgctgctgctgctgctgttgttgttgctgctgctgttgctgctgctgctgttgcagagttggctgctgctgaggaggTGCTGGTTGCTGCTGAGGGGGTTTGGGATGAAGAGGCGCTGCCTTGTGACTGGGTCGAGAAGGCTGCTGAGGCATGGAAATGTGCAAGGCTGAGGTTGCACAGTTccaggaaaagaagaagaaacaaaatgtataattaacACAAATTTATTGTTCCAAAATCATCTTCCTCCAGGTGATGTTTTTTGTGATTGTGATCATTCACATGTTAActgagaaaaaatgaaaataccaGTTCAATTTGTAAAATGTGTAAATGCATTTTACAGTTATTTTGTGGGAACTGatgaaaacagcattttttgtaAATGCTCCCCACTGTGACACACAATCTGACAAGTACAAGCCAGTGGTGATTTATAGATCCTACTGTGGCATCAGTGCTTGTTTATCTATTTTCTGAAGCACAAAAAATGGTGAGTAAAAATCTAATACAAGAAAAAGGAGCGGCTGTGTTGATCAAATTGGAGAACTGTTGGACCGCTGGCCAAGATGACATTTTCAGATGACATTACTGATGTCATCTTGGTATCAACCTAAAAACTGCTACAATGATCAATGAGACATAATTGAGCGTGGGAATGGCCATTATATGCTTCAGTCATACTGTTCTAGGCCCTTGTGCACTCTAAACTCTATAAGTTTGAATAGGCacctaacaaaaacacaatttttaacACAATGACGAGAAAAATTTGACTgacagtgctgagctgcatctcaaattaatcttaGGCACCCtgctttcagatgatgtatGTGGCATAAACTGTTCACCTGCTATCTCCCCATAAAGATCCCCTGTgccctaaaaacaaacaagacaaacatgGCTCTATGGTGAGTCTCAGAGTTTATTCTAGTAATGAGGTGGTTCTTTGTGTTCTTCTGAGAGAATAGCATGAGGTCTGATTAATCAAATCTTTAAGTTATGGTGGGTTCTCATCGGTTTCCTAtgttaagtttttaaaaaaaatgtgtttgttggaGAAAAATCAGTGTCGACAGACATTTTGTCACGTGTATGTTTCAGTTAACATGGGTTGATCATTTAACTATTCAGTGttctgttgaatattttttctgCCATTTATGGAGACATAGTGTGTGCCCATTTGAAAAAGCACGGGGACTGGTTATAATTTTTCGAGGGATTGCAGTTACACCTGCAGAAACAGTGAAACAATGAAAATCCAAGTACCCATTAATATTAGACCCGTCAGAGGTGCAGTGGCCTGGATACAGCCTTACCTGGAGATGGGAGGACGGGATGCTGGTTGAGGAAGGGGTGGGTCTCAGGGGACACTGGCCCAGCAGAATGAGCGTTGAGGTGTGGAGGTGCAGGTGAGGAGGAGTTGCCTGTGTGGTGGGACAGGTGCATGAGGGGCTGGCCGAAAGGCGGCAGGGACTCGAAGCTAGTCTCCAGTAACTGTGAAGACTCCAGAGCAGCTACAGGGGGGGCGATGAAGCCTGCAGGAGAGGGCTGATgctgctgcttcatctgactGCTGGACTGAAGGCCTGCAATTTGGGAATGAAGCCCAGTCTGAGTGGGGCCACTCTGAGCGTGTACATGAGGATGTGTCTTCTTCCCCTCCTTCACAGACTGGCCCTTCTTTTTCTGATGCTTTATTATTCCTGAAAAATTGAAATAAAGGTTAGTCGCTTAAAGTaatattgcattttttattgTGGGCATTAGAATAGTCAGTGAGTCACCTGTCCCCTCAGCTTCACTGTCTGAACTGGAGCCACTGCTCTCTGAAGAGGATCCAGTCTTTTTGGAGGTAGCCATGGACTCCACAGGCTTCTCAACTGCAAAACAGCAACTTTGTGCTCATGCATTGCCAAAACAAAGCATCAAATGTGAAACCGCTCATAGTAATTTCACATTCTAAATAAATTAGAGaatcacacactcaggtgttaACACAGAGAGTGACCATTTCTCCTTGCTGGCTTCCTTACCTggaaccttcttcttctttcggAGGCAGGAAGACACATATCTCTCCAGCTCGCGCAGAGTCGAAGGCTTTAGTGTCTCAAAGTCAATCTCGATCTCGTCAGGGTTCGAGTTTTTGAGTGAGGGCTCTCTGGACTGGATGATATGCACTACACGGCCGAGCTTGTCACCGGGAAGCTTGTTGATGTCCAAGCTCAGCTGCCTCTTCTCCTCATACGTCATAGGCTTGCACTTTTCCCCTGTCGCTGATGACCCAGCAGCCCCCAGATCATCTTCCAGGTTGGGAACCGGCAGCACGTTGGAAGGATGATTGCTTTTCATCGCTTCCTTTTTACTAGAGGCAAAACACAAAAGTGTAATTTGTCAACATGTAATACTGACTAGTCTTAATTTAAATCGTAACTTCAGGGACACAGCTCCAAGTATTTTACAACTAAACATGGATGAATTTTAACAAGTGCAGGTGAAGAAGACATAATGCAGATAACCTGCCAATCATAGAACATGCTACACTGGTATAACGTGGCTACACTGAAGACGTAGCAGATGTGGACTGTTAGTGGAGCAGCTTTTTACACATAAAGTGGGTTTTAAAGtgtctatttgtttttttaattaaactacTGATACAGAGGAAATTACTGTCTAATAACACCAAcacgttgttgttgttttttatt from Epinephelus moara isolate mb chromosome 18, YSFRI_EMoa_1.0, whole genome shotgun sequence harbors:
- the brd4 gene encoding bromodomain-containing protein 4 isoform X2, with protein sequence MDYKMHAKSNDLLDFQKLDALLEKIAHSVSVKRESSEECNGISGALSVESVPGPRLNWCPANTTTPAPAAPAPAPGPEPMPNPVKMGDGLDAAQMSGSSSSSSSSSSSSHQGQAQTLGNPPPPEYINPNRPKRQTNQLQYLLKVVVKALWKHQFAWPFHIPVDAIKLNLPDYYTIIKTPMDMGTIKKRLENSYYWNAQECIQDFNTMFTNCYIYNKPGDDIVLMAEALEKVFLQRVTEMPQEEIEIVVMTGKGRGRGRRDASQNLKPGAITDSSSTTPQTRGLSNLSAAPQTRGPVQGPPSLPPQPLMQALPSHVPPTLPSHAPQLGAPYSLGQSDCAPQVPIMTSVPPPAQTPLPQSIQSTAPMMQNPITMTKQRKSQKRKADTTTPTANDQLSESSPAESKSGKTLPRRESSRPSKLIKKDAPDSQHHIGIGMGLSGPSGGHSPKPQDQMGYCASLVREMLSKKHAAYAWPFYKPVDVDALGLHDYHDIIKYPMDLSTIKAKLENRQYREPQEFAADVRLMFSNCYKYNPPDHEVVAMARKLQDVFEMRFAKMPDEPESKPLVPAPAPTLHHPAPVKPQPPLAHVASSSDSSSDSSSESESSTDDSEEERAQRLAELQEQLKAVHEQLAALSQPQASKPKRKEKEKKEKKKEKHKKKGGVSGLVDEIQDATPVPQLSKKTKNSNNNNKEVVPKKKPSKKEAMKSNHPSNVLPVPNLEDDLGAAGSSATGEKCKPMTYEEKRQLSLDINKLPGDKLGRVVHIIQSREPSLKNSNPDEIEIDFETLKPSTLRELERYVSSCLRKKKKVPVEKPVESMATSKKTGSSSESSGSSSDSEAEGTGIIKHQKKKGQSVKEGKKTHPHVHAQSGPTQTGLHSQIAGLQSSSQMKQQHQPSPAGFIAPPVAALESSQLLETSFESLPPFGQPLMHLSHHTGNSSSPAPPHLNAHSAGPVSPETHPFLNQHPVLPSPALHISMPQQPSRPSHKAAPLHPKPPQQQPAPPQQQPTLQQQQQQQQQQQQQQQQQQQQQLQPQAAAAPPPPQHQLPSQILHPPQPLHQRPMSPPTLTPQGLLSSQPPQMLLEDDEEPGSTTPLNQVQLYLQQFQQARQPQQSMQSLQAQARQQQQQQQQQQQQQQPGQISLLQSVQTQSQLSSQTTLPPPQLPIQSQAQPAPSHQAPPQQMPLHQARHMQHAQPQQQQSQPQQMNYQQGTGLAGQPQVSQHKVSMPTNKAQQIIQQQQEQPSPRLTKADPYNAGHMRDNPSPLMMHSPQLPQYPPVSHQSPPHNKKRAPGSHGGVKEEKLPPSPVMRGEPFNPAMRPDHHKHPDNKPSQPGHSQQNVKSMDGLRPVIRSSESSGPPSSLQDKEKFKQESKAPIAPKKVQDVKLKNMGSWASLAQKSTSTPLSAVKSSSDSFEQFRRAAREKEEREKALKAQAEQAEKDRLRREQDKLRGRDEEDIMEPSRRVHEEPRRRLEQQHIQAPSQQQQQQQQQQQQQEPQPAAIQQPPQPPTPPQPTAQNPLDQQRELARRREQERRRREAMAATIDMNFQSDLMAIFEENLF
- the brd4 gene encoding bromodomain-containing protein 4 isoform X4, producing the protein MPNPVKMGDGLDAAQMSGSSSSSSSSSSSSHQGQAQTLGNPPPPEYINPNRPKRQTNQLQYLLKVVVKALWKHQFAWPFHIPVDAIKLNLPDYYTIIKTPMDMGTIKKRLENSYYWNAQECIQDFNTMFTNCYIYNKPGDDIVLMAEALEKVFLQRVTEMPQEEIEIVVMTGKGRGRGRRDASQNLKPGAITDSSSTTPQTRGLSNLSAAPQTRGPVQGPPSLPPQPLMQALPSHVPPTLPSHAPQLGAPYSLGQSDCAPQVPIMTSVPPPAQTPLPQSIQSTAPMMQNPITMTKQRKSQKRKADTTTPTANDQLSESSPAESKSGKTLPRRESSRPSKLIKKDAPDSQHHIGIGMGLSGPSGGHSPKPQDQMGYCASLVREMLSKKHAAYAWPFYKPVDVDALGLHDYHDIIKYPMDLSTIKAKLENRQYREPQEFAADVRLMFSNCYKYNPPDHEVVAMARKLQDVFEMRFAKMPDEPESKPLVPAPAPTLHHPAPVKPQPPLAHVASSSDSSSDSSSESESSTDDSEEERAQRLAELQEQLKAVHEQLAALSQPQASKPKRKEKEKKEKKKEKHKKKGGVSGLVDEIQDATPVPQLSKKTKNSNNNNKEVVPKKKPSKKEAMKSNHPSNVLPVPNLEDDLGAAGSSATGEKCKPMTYEEKRQLSLDINKLPGDKLGRVVHIIQSREPSLKNSNPDEIEIDFETLKPSTLRELERYVSSCLRKKKKVPVEKPVESMATSKKTGSSSESSGSSSDSEAEGTGIIKHQKKKGQSVKEGKKTHPHVHAQSGPTQTGLHSQIAGLQSSSQMKQQHQPSPAGFIAPPVAALESSQLLETSFESLPPFGQPLMHLSHHTGNSSSPAPPHLNAHSAGPVSPETHPFLNQHPVLPSPALHISMPQQPSRPSHKAAPLHPKPPQQQPAPPQQQPTLQQQQQQQQQQQQQQQQQQQQQLQPQAAAAPPPPQHQLPSQILHPPQPLHQRPMSPPTLTPQGLLSSQPPQMLLEDDEEPGSTTPLNQVQLYLQQFQQARQPQQSMQSLQAQARQQQQQQQQQQQQQQPGQISLLQSVQTQSQLSSQTTLPPPQLPIQSQAQPAPSHQAPPQQMPLHQARHMQHAQPQQQQSQPQQMNYQQGTGLAGQPQVSQHKVSMPTNKAQQIIQQQQEQPSPRLTKADPYNAGHMRDNPSPLMMHSPQLPQYPPVSHQSPPHNKKQRAPGSHGGVKEEKLPPSPVMRGEPFNPAMRPDHHKHPDNKPSQPGHSQQNVKSMDGLRPVIRSSESSGPPSSLQDKEKFKQESKAPIAPKKVQDVKLKNMGSWASLAQKSTSTPLSAVKSSSDSFEQFRRAAREKEEREKALKAQAEQAEKDRLRREQDKLRGRDEEDIMEPSRRVHEEPRRRLEQQHIQAPSQQQQQQQQQQQQQEPQPAAIQQPPQPPTPPQPTAQNPLDQQRELARRREQERRRREAMAATIDMNFQSDLMAIFEENLF
- the brd4 gene encoding bromodomain-containing protein 4 isoform X1, which codes for MDYKMHAKSNDLLDFQKLDALLEKIAHSVSVKRESSEECNGISGALSVESVPGPRLNWCPANTTTPAPAAPAPAPGPEPMPNPVKMGDGLDAAQMSGSSSSSSSSSSSSHQGQAQTLGNPPPPEYINPNRPKRQTNQLQYLLKVVVKALWKHQFAWPFHIPVDAIKLNLPDYYTIIKTPMDMGTIKKRLENSYYWNAQECIQDFNTMFTNCYIYNKPGDDIVLMAEALEKVFLQRVTEMPQEEIEIVVMTGKGRGRGRRDASQNLKPGAITDSSSTTPQTRGLSNLSAAPQTRGPVQGPPSLPPQPLMQALPSHVPPTLPSHAPQLGAPYSLGQSDCAPQVPIMTSVPPPAQTPLPQSIQSTAPMMQNPITMTKQRKSQKRKADTTTPTANDQLSESSPAESKSGKTLPRRESSRPSKLIKKDAPDSQHHIGIGMGLSGPSGGHSPKPQDQMGYCASLVREMLSKKHAAYAWPFYKPVDVDALGLHDYHDIIKYPMDLSTIKAKLENRQYREPQEFAADVRLMFSNCYKYNPPDHEVVAMARKLQDVFEMRFAKMPDEPESKPLVPAPAPTLHHPAPVKPQPPLAHVASSSDSSSDSSSESESSTDDSEEERAQRLAELQEQLKAVHEQLAALSQPQASKPKRKEKEKKEKKKEKHKKKGGVSGLVDEIQDATPVPQLSKKTKNSNNNNKEVVPKKKPSKKEAMKSNHPSNVLPVPNLEDDLGAAGSSATGEKCKPMTYEEKRQLSLDINKLPGDKLGRVVHIIQSREPSLKNSNPDEIEIDFETLKPSTLRELERYVSSCLRKKKKVPVEKPVESMATSKKTGSSSESSGSSSDSEAEGTGIIKHQKKKGQSVKEGKKTHPHVHAQSGPTQTGLHSQIAGLQSSSQMKQQHQPSPAGFIAPPVAALESSQLLETSFESLPPFGQPLMHLSHHTGNSSSPAPPHLNAHSAGPVSPETHPFLNQHPVLPSPALHISMPQQPSRPSHKAAPLHPKPPQQQPAPPQQQPTLQQQQQQQQQQQQQQQQQQQQQLQPQAAAAPPPPQHQLPSQILHPPQPLHQRPMSPPTLTPQGLLSSQPPQMLLEDDEEPGSTTPLNQVQLYLQQFQQARQPQQSMQSLQAQARQQQQQQQQQQQQQQPGQISLLQSVQTQSQLSSQTTLPPPQLPIQSQAQPAPSHQAPPQQMPLHQARHMQHAQPQQQQSQPQQMNYQQGTGLAGQPQVSQHKVSMPTNKAQQIIQQQQEQPSPRLTKADPYNAGHMRDNPSPLMMHSPQLPQYPPVSHQSPPHNKKQRAPGSHGGVKEEKLPPSPVMRGEPFNPAMRPDHHKHPDNKPSQPGHSQQNVKSMDGLRPVIRSSESSGPPSSLQDKEKFKQESKAPIAPKKVQDVKLKNMGSWASLAQKSTSTPLSAVKSSSDSFEQFRRAAREKEEREKALKAQAEQAEKDRLRREQDKLRGRDEEDIMEPSRRVHEEPRRRLEQQHIQAPSQQQQQQQQQQQQQEPQPAAIQQPPQPPTPPQPTAQNPLDQQRELARRREQERRRREAMAATIDMNFQSDLMAIFEENLF
- the brd4 gene encoding bromodomain-containing protein 4 isoform X3, with translation MDYKMHAKSNDLLDFQKLDALLEKIAHSVSVKRESSEECNGISGALSVESVPGPRLNWCPANTTTPAPAAPAPAPGPEPMPNPVKMGDGLDAAQMSGSSSSSSSSSSSSHQGQAQTLGNPPPPEYINPNRPKRQTNQLQYLLKVVVKALWKHQFAWPFHIPVDAIKLNLPDYYTIIKTPMDMGTIKKRLENSYYWNAQECIQDFNTMFTNCYIYNKPGDDIVLMAEALEKVFLQRVTEMPQEEIEIVVMTGKGRGRGRRDASQNLKPGAITDSSSTTPQTRGLSNLSAAPQTRGPVQGPPSLPPQPLMQALPSHVPPTLPSHAPQLGAPYSLGQSDCAPQVPIMTSVPPPAQTPLPQSIQSTAPMMQNPITMTKQRKSQKRKADTTTPTANDQLSESSPAESKSGKTLPRRESSRPSKLIKKDAPDSQHHIGIGMGLSGPSGGHSPKPQDQMGYCASLVREMLSKKHAAYAWPFYKPVDVDALGLHDYHDIIKYPMDLSTIKAKLENRQYREPQEFAADVRLMFSNCYKYNPPDHEVVAMARKLQDVFEMRFAKMPDEPESKPLVPAPAPTLHHPAPVKPQPPLAHVASSSDSSSDSSSESESSTDDSEEERAQRLAELQEQLKAVHEQLAALSQPQASKPKRKEKEKKEKKKEKHKKKGGVSGLVDEIQDATPVPQLSKKTKNSNNNNKEVVPKKKPSKKEAMKSNHPSNVLPVPNLEDDLGAAGSSATGEKCKPMTYEEKRQLSLDINKLPGDKLGRVVHIIQSREPSLKNSNPDEIEIDFETLKPSTLRELERYVSSCLRKKKKVPVEKPVESMATSKKTGSSSESSGSSSDSEAEGTGIIKHQKKKGQSVKEGKKTHPHVHAQSGPTQTGLHSQIAGLQSSSQMKQQHQPSPAGFIAPPVAALESSQLLETSFESLPPFGQPLMHLSHHTGNSSSPAPPHLNAHSAGPVSPETHPFLNQHPVLPSPALHISMPQQPSRPSHKAAPLHPKPPQQQPAPPQQQPTLQQQQQQQQQQQQQQQQQQQQQLQPQAAAAPPPPQHQLPSQILHPPQPLHQRPMSPPTLTPQGLLSSQPPQMLLEDDEEPGSTTPLNQVQLYLQQFQQARQPQQSMQSLQAQARQQQQQQQQQQQQQQPGQISLLQSVQTQSQLSSQTTLPPPQLPIQSQAQPAPSHQAPPQQMPLHQARHMQHAQPQQQQSQPQQMNYQQGTGLAGQPQVSQHKVSMPTNKAQQIIQQQQEQPSPRLTKADPYNAGHMRDNPSPLMMHSPQLPQYPPVSHQSPPHNKKQRAPGSHGGVKEEKLPPSPVMRGEPFNPAMRPDHHKHPDNKPSQPGHSQQNVKSMDGLRPVIRSSESSGPPSSLQDKEKFKQESKAPIAPKKDVKLKNMGSWASLAQKSTSTPLSAVKSSSDSFEQFRRAAREKEEREKALKAQAEQAEKDRLRREQDKLRGRDEEDIMEPSRRVHEEPRRRLEQQHIQAPSQQQQQQQQQQQQQEPQPAAIQQPPQPPTPPQPTAQNPLDQQRELARRREQERRRREAMAATIDMNFQSDLMAIFEENLF